Proteins from one Acidiphilium multivorum AIU301 genomic window:
- a CDS encoding class I SAM-dependent methyltransferase, translating into MADTSSETVDFGFSTVPRGEKRHKVREVFDSVAGRYDIMNDLMSLGVHRLWKREFVAMMDPRPHRTLLDLAGGTGDISLRWLAAGGGPVLMTDINEAMLRVGRGRAEEQARIEGIGFAVADAEALPLRDSCVDRVSIAFGLRNCTDKDRVLAEARRVLKPGGRFFCLEFSRLQVAAAQPLYEKWSFVALPAIGARVAQDRESYQYLAESIRMFPDQETLAGMMRRAGFERVSYRNLSGGIAAIHSGWRL; encoded by the coding sequence ATGGCCGATACCAGCAGCGAGACCGTCGATTTCGGGTTTTCCACCGTGCCGCGCGGCGAGAAGCGGCACAAGGTGCGGGAGGTGTTCGACAGCGTCGCCGGGCGCTACGACATCATGAACGACCTGATGTCGCTCGGCGTGCACCGGCTGTGGAAGCGGGAATTCGTCGCGATGATGGACCCGCGGCCGCACCGCACGCTGCTCGACCTCGCGGGCGGGACCGGGGATATTTCGCTGCGCTGGCTCGCCGCCGGCGGCGGGCCGGTGCTGATGACCGACATCAACGAGGCGATGCTGCGCGTCGGCCGCGGACGGGCGGAGGAGCAGGCGCGGATCGAGGGGATCGGCTTCGCGGTGGCGGATGCCGAGGCGCTGCCGCTGCGGGATTCGTGCGTCGATCGGGTGTCGATCGCGTTCGGGCTGCGCAACTGCACCGACAAGGACCGGGTGCTGGCCGAGGCGCGGCGAGTGCTGAAGCCGGGCGGGCGGTTCTTCTGCCTGGAGTTCTCGCGCTTGCAGGTGGCGGCGGCGCAGCCGCTTTACGAAAAGTGGTCGTTCGTGGCGCTGCCGGCGATCGGCGCGCGGGTCGCGCAGGACCGCGAGAGCTATCAGTATCTCGCCGAGAGCATCCGCATGTTCCCCGACCAGGAGACGCTGGCGGGGATGATGCGGCGGGCGGGATTCGAGCGGGTTTCATACCGGAACCTGAGCGGCGGGATCGCGGCGATCCATTCGGGATGGCGGCTGTGA
- the coaBC gene encoding bifunctional phosphopantothenoylcysteine decarboxylase/phosphopantothenate--cysteine ligase CoaBC: MAAVSARLAGRRVLLVIGGGIAAYKALELIRLIRKEGGAVRAVITAGGEKFVTPLSVQALCEDRVHTDLFSLTGESEMGHIQLSRSADLVVVAPASADLLAKMAAGMADDLATTLLLATDKEVLVAPAMNVRMWTHPATVANLETLLRRGVSVVGPEEGPMACGEFGPGRLAEPAAILEAIVARLDGERILAGRHVVVTSGPTHEPIDPVRYIANRSSGRQGHAIAAALARRGARVTLVSGPVALADPAGVAVVRVETALEMRAAVLAALPADAAVFCAAVADWRVEAQGRKIKKTGAPPALALVENPDILAEVSRLEGRRPRLVVGFAAETGDLVAQATAKRARKGCDWIVANDVGAGTGIMGGAENEVVLITEAGAEPWPRAGKDAVADRLAERISGIFQ, translated from the coding sequence ATGGCGGCTGTGAGCGCACGCCTCGCCGGGCGGCGGGTGCTGCTCGTCATTGGCGGGGGGATCGCGGCCTACAAGGCGCTGGAGCTGATCCGGCTGATCCGCAAGGAGGGCGGCGCGGTGCGCGCGGTGATCACCGCCGGGGGAGAGAAATTCGTCACCCCGCTTTCGGTGCAGGCGCTGTGCGAGGACCGGGTGCATACCGACCTGTTCTCGCTGACCGGCGAGAGCGAGATGGGGCATATCCAGCTCTCGCGCAGCGCGGATCTCGTGGTGGTGGCGCCGGCCTCGGCGGATCTGCTGGCGAAGATGGCGGCGGGGATGGCGGATGACCTGGCGACCACGCTGCTGCTCGCGACCGACAAGGAGGTGCTGGTCGCACCGGCGATGAACGTGCGGATGTGGACGCATCCGGCGACGGTGGCGAATCTGGAGACGCTGCTTCGGCGCGGGGTTTCGGTGGTCGGGCCCGAGGAGGGGCCGATGGCCTGCGGCGAGTTCGGGCCGGGACGGCTGGCGGAGCCGGCGGCGATTCTGGAGGCGATCGTCGCGCGGCTCGATGGCGAGCGGATTCTGGCCGGGCGGCATGTGGTGGTGACCAGCGGGCCGACGCATGAGCCGATCGACCCGGTGCGCTACATCGCCAATCGCAGTTCGGGCAGGCAGGGCCACGCGATCGCCGCGGCGCTGGCGCGGCGCGGGGCGCGGGTGACGCTGGTCTCGGGGCCGGTGGCGCTGGCCGATCCGGCCGGCGTGGCGGTGGTGCGGGTCGAGACGGCGCTGGAGATGCGCGCGGCGGTGCTCGCCGCCCTGCCCGCCGATGCCGCGGTGTTCTGCGCCGCGGTCGCGGACTGGCGGGTCGAGGCGCAGGGGCGGAAGATCAAGAAGACCGGCGCGCCGCCGGCGCTGGCGCTGGTGGAAAACCCCGACATTCTCGCGGAAGTGTCGCGGCTTGAGGGGCGGCGGCCGCGCCTTGTCGTCGGGTTCGCGGCGGAGACGGGCGACCTTGTCGCGCAGGCGACGGCGAAGCGGGCGCGCAAGGGGTGCGACTGGATCGTGGCCAACGATGTCGGCGCGGGAACCGGCATCATGGGTGGCGCCGAGAACGAGGTGGTGCTGATCACCGAAGCGGGCGCCGAGCCCTGGCCGCGCGCCGGGAAGGACGCGGTGGCCGACCGGCTGGCGGAGAGGATTTCAGGGATTTTCCAATGA
- the dut gene encoding dUTP diphosphatase: protein MTIAVAVKRLAHGAGLPLPDYATAGSAGLDLLAAVDAPVVIAPGARALVPTGLAIALPPDFELQVRPRSGLALKHGIVIPNSPGTIDSDYRGEIQVIVLNAGTEAFEVTRGMRIAQAVLAPVSRLVWQETDDLDRTAREAGGFGSTGLDFPMGN, encoded by the coding sequence ATGACGATTGCAGTTGCCGTGAAGCGGCTGGCGCATGGCGCCGGCCTGCCCCTGCCCGACTATGCCACCGCCGGATCGGCGGGGCTCGACCTGCTGGCGGCGGTCGATGCGCCGGTGGTGATCGCGCCGGGGGCGCGGGCGCTGGTGCCGACCGGGCTCGCCATCGCGCTGCCGCCGGATTTCGAGTTGCAGGTCCGCCCGCGCTCGGGCCTCGCGCTCAAGCATGGGATCGTGATTCCGAACAGTCCGGGGACGATCGACAGCGATTATCGCGGCGAGATCCAGGTGATCGTGCTGAATGCCGGGACCGAGGCGTTCGAGGTGACGCGGGGGATGCGGATCGCCCAGGCGGTGCTGGCACCGGTGTCGCGGCTGGTGTGGCAGGAGACCGACGATCTCGACCGGACCGCGCGCGAGGCGGGCGGGTTCGGCAGCACCGGGCTCGATTTCCCGATGGGGAACTAG
- a CDS encoding SDR family NAD(P)-dependent oxidoreductase gives MKPVTSADGIVWITGASSGIGRALAEAHVAQGWRVAITARREAELRALAETHPSRIIVAPADVTDPDSVREAVNTITRDGPIARAILNAGTYERDTAETFTADRLRRQVELNLLGTAHGLELVMPAMIARKRGQIALMSSLAGLAGLPGSVSYSATKAALIATAEALKFDLDRHGVAISAICPGFVKSPLTANNRFPMPFLMETDAAARAILRGLDAGRFLIAFPEGLARPLRILRLLPHAAFFPLVARFTGSRTPGRAEPDPES, from the coding sequence ATGAAACCCGTCACCAGCGCCGACGGCATCGTCTGGATCACCGGCGCCTCCAGCGGCATCGGCCGCGCCCTGGCCGAGGCGCATGTGGCGCAGGGCTGGCGCGTCGCCATCACCGCCCGGCGCGAGGCCGAGCTTCGCGCCCTCGCCGAAACCCATCCGAGCCGCATCATCGTCGCGCCGGCCGACGTGACCGATCCCGACTCGGTGCGCGAGGCGGTGAACACCATCACCCGCGACGGCCCGATCGCCCGCGCCATCCTCAACGCCGGCACCTATGAGCGCGACACCGCCGAAACCTTCACCGCCGATCGGCTGCGCCGCCAGGTCGAGCTGAACCTGCTCGGCACCGCGCACGGGCTCGAACTGGTGATGCCGGCGATGATCGCCCGCAAGCGCGGCCAGATCGCGCTGATGTCCTCGCTCGCCGGCCTCGCCGGCCTGCCCGGCTCGGTCTCCTATTCGGCGACCAAGGCGGCGCTGATCGCCACCGCCGAAGCCCTGAAATTCGACCTCGACCGCCACGGCGTCGCGATCTCGGCGATCTGTCCCGGCTTCGTGAAATCGCCGCTCACCGCGAACAACCGCTTCCCGATGCCCTTCCTGATGGAAACCGACGCCGCCGCCCGCGCCATCCTGCGCGGGCTCGATGCCGGGCGCTTCCTGATCGCCTTCCCCGAAGGCCTGGCCCGCCCGCTGCGCATCCTGCGCCTGCTGCCCCATGCCGCCTTCTTCCCGCTCGTCGCCCGCTTCACCGGGTCGCGCACGCCGGGCAGGGCGGAGCCGGACCCGGAGAGCTAG
- a CDS encoding cryptochrome/photolyase family protein, with the protein MPGHLRVILGDQLSPAIAALAGLDPGADTVLMAEAMGECTYVPHHPQKIALVLAAMRHFARALRARGVAVRYVALDDPANTGTLAGEVARACAALKPDAIIATEPGEYRVLEAMRGWAEQTGIPCEIRDDTRFLCSRADFAAWAGSKKQLRMEFFYREMRRRHRILMEGDDPVGGKWNYDPENRKSLPAGLAPPEAKRFPPMAETREVLALVAARFADHYGSLDAFDWPVTARDAESGFADFLARRLPGFGDWQDAMAADRDFMFHSLVSVPLNLGLLDPLDLCRRAEAEYEAGRAPLNAVEGFIRQILGWREFIRGIYWRHMPGYATLNALGADLPLPDFYWTGATDMRCMAQAIGQTLRRAYAHHIQRLMVTGNFALLAGIAPDAVDRWYLAVYADAYEWVEMPNTRGMALHADGGIVGSKPYAASGAYIARMSDYCAGCHYDVKDATGPRACPFNALYWDFIARHADRFAANPRMAMPVRTWHKMAEPKRRALRDRAAELRRRLQHGDRI; encoded by the coding sequence ATGCCCGGCCACCTGCGCGTCATCCTGGGCGACCAGCTCTCGCCCGCCATCGCCGCCCTCGCGGGCCTCGACCCCGGCGCCGACACGGTGCTGATGGCCGAGGCGATGGGCGAGTGCACCTATGTCCCCCACCATCCGCAGAAGATCGCGCTCGTCCTCGCGGCGATGCGCCACTTCGCCAGGGCCCTGCGCGCCCGCGGCGTCGCGGTCCGCTACGTCGCGCTCGACGATCCGGCCAATACCGGCACGCTCGCCGGCGAGGTCGCCCGCGCCTGCGCCGCGCTGAAGCCGGACGCCATCATCGCCACCGAACCCGGCGAATACCGGGTGCTCGAGGCCATGCGCGGCTGGGCCGAGCAGACCGGCATCCCCTGCGAGATCCGCGACGACACGCGCTTCCTCTGCTCCCGCGCCGATTTCGCCGCCTGGGCCGGATCGAAAAAGCAGCTCCGCATGGAGTTCTTCTACCGCGAGATGCGCCGCCGCCACCGCATCCTGATGGAGGGCGACGACCCGGTCGGCGGCAAATGGAACTACGACCCCGAGAACCGCAAATCCCTGCCCGCCGGGCTCGCGCCCCCCGAAGCGAAGCGCTTCCCGCCCATGGCCGAAACCCGCGAGGTGCTCGCCCTCGTCGCCGCCCGCTTCGCCGATCATTACGGCAGCCTCGATGCGTTCGACTGGCCGGTCACCGCGCGCGACGCCGAGTCGGGCTTCGCCGATTTCCTCGCCCGCCGTCTCCCCGGCTTCGGCGACTGGCAGGACGCGATGGCGGCGGACCGGGATTTCATGTTCCACTCGCTGGTCTCCGTCCCGCTCAATCTCGGCCTGCTCGACCCGCTCGATCTCTGCCGCCGCGCCGAGGCCGAATACGAGGCCGGCCGCGCCCCGCTCAACGCCGTCGAGGGCTTCATCCGCCAGATCCTCGGCTGGCGCGAATTCATCCGCGGCATCTACTGGCGGCACATGCCCGGCTACGCGACGCTGAACGCCCTCGGCGCCGACCTTCCGCTGCCGGATTTCTACTGGACCGGCGCCACCGACATGCGCTGCATGGCCCAGGCGATCGGGCAGACGCTGCGCCGCGCCTACGCCCATCACATCCAGCGCCTGATGGTCACCGGCAATTTCGCCCTCCTCGCCGGCATCGCGCCGGATGCGGTCGACCGCTGGTATCTCGCCGTCTACGCCGATGCCTATGAATGGGTGGAAATGCCCAACACCCGCGGCATGGCGCTGCACGCCGATGGCGGCATCGTCGGCTCGAAGCCCTATGCCGCCTCCGGCGCCTATATCGCCCGCATGAGCGATTACTGCGCCGGCTGCCATTACGACGTGAAGGACGCGACCGGCCCGCGCGCCTGCCCCTTCAACGCGCTCTACTGGGATTTCATCGCCCGCCACGCGGATCGCTTCGCCGCCAATCCGCGCATGGCGATGCCGGTGCGAACGTGGCACAAGATGGCGGAACCGAAGCGCCGCGCCCTGCGCGACCGCGCCGCCGAGCTGCGCCGCCGCCTGCAACACGGAGACAGAATATGA
- a CDS encoding DUF6134 family protein, which translates to MTDAPIGRRGVLAAAAALALPVPRDDRLAFDIYRNGSHVGRQSLRFIRAGDHLRVENHAALKVGLIGIPLFTYRAHIVEHWQNGAFRAATSEIDDNGRKIRLSVERTASGVVIAGNRIARYTAPRDALPLTYWNKAMLNGPMINMQTGHTDRPTITRQGWFHLPAMPSGTVTAARYQLTGPIRLAVFYNQADTWSGLDFHHEGHVTYRPILG; encoded by the coding sequence CGACGCCCCCATCGGCCGTCGCGGCGTCCTCGCCGCGGCGGCAGCCCTGGCGTTGCCCGTCCCGCGGGACGACCGCCTGGCATTCGACATCTACCGCAACGGCAGCCATGTCGGCCGGCAGAGCCTGCGCTTCATCCGCGCGGGCGACCATCTCCGGGTGGAGAACCACGCCGCCCTCAAGGTCGGGCTGATCGGCATCCCGCTCTTCACCTACCGCGCCCATATCGTCGAGCACTGGCAGAACGGGGCCTTCCGCGCCGCGACCAGCGAGATCGACGACAACGGCCGCAAGATCCGCCTCAGCGTCGAGCGGACGGCGTCCGGCGTCGTCATCGCCGGCAACCGCATCGCCCGCTACACCGCCCCGCGCGACGCCCTGCCGCTCACCTACTGGAACAAGGCGATGCTGAACGGCCCGATGATCAACATGCAGACCGGCCATACCGACCGGCCGACCATCACCCGCCAGGGCTGGTTCCACCTGCCCGCCATGCCCTCCGGCACCGTCACCGCGGCGCGCTACCAGCTCACCGGCCCGATCCGTCTCGCGGTCTTCTACAACCAGGCCGACACCTGGTCCGGCCTCGACTTCCATCACGAGGGTCACGTCACCTACCGCCCGATCCTCGGCTGA